A genomic stretch from Oleomonas cavernae includes:
- a CDS encoding capsular polysaccharide export protein, LipB/KpsS family — translation MPAWCLGPLVDLDRRPRAPVAAIAGWGYRPPAQRAMTEAVRRGVPYLSLEDGFLRSAGQVGIKADPPLSLVIDPVGVYYDASKPSTVELAIARAAAGHPRLDEALQLIRLMDEANLGKYNLARDWGGDLSLLRRPGFGVGVVGLGAQRPLVLVVDQSEGDASIAAGGADAATFERMLDAAISENPDAEVVVRIHPDVVAGLRRGHLIEAARRRHLRIFDQPASFSSLARHARRVYVATSQAGLEALIVGTPTTCFGTPFYAGWGLTDDRRPCPRRVARPSLGALVAAAYLDCCSYVDPRNGQACSALDLARLIAAQRVRDDRFVGQTQVVGVPRARRAMVAATLGSRHGRLNFACSVRSALARQRKLGGRIAVWSRVEPAGLASSAAIQGSEIWRLDEAPGLAGTLLGGLVGRGALVADPIGIHYTSLAPSGFEALLERGQIPDPLVSQAAAVRRLFAKWWQARHGVGRDSAGPRRVVVLGQRADSPTVVESSPMLTGDEALLAAVRAQHPTAQILYRPDPEGGGAALRPGEQVIHSFDPLLLGGPVDEVHTISADAGFDALLAGLTVVTYGIPFYAGWGLTQDRVNVAWRFRRPSLDELTAVALFLYPTHVEPRTGLPLDPMAVAAMAVRSIADLIQEPVAPEAAVVHHLATLGGMNVESVVAQDKALRRQPGLVRRDVQRG, via the coding sequence GCTGGGGCTATCGCCCGCCGGCCCAGCGGGCGATGACCGAGGCGGTGCGCCGCGGCGTGCCCTATCTGTCGCTCGAAGACGGCTTCCTGCGCTCGGCCGGGCAGGTGGGGATCAAGGCCGATCCGCCGCTGTCGCTGGTGATCGATCCCGTCGGCGTCTATTACGATGCGTCGAAGCCCTCGACGGTCGAACTGGCGATCGCCCGCGCAGCGGCCGGCCACCCGCGCCTGGACGAGGCGCTGCAACTCATCCGCCTGATGGATGAGGCCAACCTGGGCAAATACAATCTGGCCCGCGACTGGGGCGGCGATCTGTCGCTGCTGCGCCGGCCGGGTTTTGGCGTCGGGGTCGTCGGCCTGGGCGCACAGCGGCCGCTGGTGCTGGTGGTCGACCAGTCCGAAGGCGACGCCTCGATCGCCGCCGGCGGCGCGGACGCCGCGACCTTCGAACGCATGCTGGATGCCGCGATCAGCGAGAACCCGGATGCCGAAGTGGTGGTGCGCATCCATCCCGACGTGGTCGCCGGGCTGCGCCGCGGCCACCTGATCGAGGCCGCGCGGCGCCGGCACCTGCGCATTTTCGACCAGCCCGCCAGCTTCTCCTCGCTGGCCCGCCATGCCCGCCGGGTCTATGTCGCGACTAGCCAGGCCGGGCTGGAGGCGCTGATCGTCGGCACCCCGACGACCTGCTTCGGCACCCCGTTCTATGCCGGCTGGGGCCTGACCGACGATCGCCGGCCCTGCCCGCGCCGGGTCGCCCGGCCCAGCCTGGGGGCCCTGGTGGCCGCCGCCTATCTCGACTGCTGTTCCTATGTCGATCCGCGCAACGGCCAGGCCTGTTCGGCCCTCGACCTGGCCCGGCTGATCGCCGCCCAGCGCGTGCGCGACGACCGTTTCGTCGGCCAGACCCAGGTCGTCGGGGTGCCGCGGGCCCGCCGCGCCATGGTCGCCGCCACCCTGGGCTCGCGTCACGGGCGCTTGAACTTTGCCTGCAGCGTCCGCAGTGCCCTGGCCCGGCAGCGCAAGCTGGGCGGTCGCATCGCCGTGTGGTCACGGGTCGAACCGGCCGGGCTCGCTTCCTCGGCGGCGATCCAGGGTAGCGAGATCTGGCGCCTAGACGAGGCGCCCGGCCTGGCCGGCACCCTGCTGGGCGGCCTGGTCGGCCGCGGCGCCCTGGTGGCCGATCCGATCGGGATCCATTACACCTCGCTGGCACCCAGCGGCTTTGAAGCGCTGCTCGAACGCGGCCAGATCCCCGACCCCCTGGTTTCCCAGGCGGCGGCGGTGCGGCGGCTGTTCGCCAAATGGTGGCAGGCGCGCCACGGCGTCGGGCGCGACAGCGCCGGGCCGCGCCGGGTGGTCGTCCTGGGCCAGCGCGCCGACAGCCCCACCGTGGTCGAAAGTTCGCCCATGCTGACCGGCGACGAGGCCCTGCTGGCGGCAGTGCGGGCGCAGCACCCGACGGCACAGATCCTCTATCGTCCCGATCCCGAGGGCGGCGGTGCGGCGCTGCGCCCGGGCGAGCAGGTGATCCACAGCTTCGATCCCCTGCTGCTGGGCGGGCCGGTCGACGAGGTGCACACGATCAGCGCCGATGCCGGCTTCGATGCCCTGCTGGCCGGCCTGACGGTGGTAACTTACGGCATTCCCTTCTATGCCGGCTGGGGCCTGACCCAGGACCGGGTGAATGTGGCCTGGCGCTTCCGGCGGCCCTCGCTTGATGAATTGACGGCAGTCGCCCTGTTCCTTTATCCAACCCACGTCGAGCCGCGAACGGGGCTGCCGCTCGATCCGATGGCGGTTGCCGCCATGGCGGTGCGAAGCATCGCCGATCTGATCCAGGAACCGGTCGCCCCGGAGGCGGCAGTGGTCCACCATCTGGCCACGCTTGGGGGCATGAATGTCGAAAGTGTTGTTGCTCAAGACAAGGCGCTTCGGCGACAGCCGGGGCTGGTTCGCCGAGACGTAC